The following proteins are encoded in a genomic region of Liolophura sinensis isolate JHLJ2023 chromosome 7, CUHK_Ljap_v2, whole genome shotgun sequence:
- the LOC135471821 gene encoding sarcolemmal membrane-associated protein-like isoform X11 codes for MLSYKDTEVDGNQTLSREIMAAVAIFSCRPNSNSFQERHMSLHEPVKIGRAVARTRSSPNNGIFDCKVLSRNHALLWYENGKFFLQDTKSSNGTFVNNQRLSKGSEESPPREIFSGDLIQFGVDVMENNRRGEKITHGCIIAQVTLFHADGREAKSLPFLNQVCPSGTSVQSQELYQLAHYLQEALHREQMLEQKLASLQKLIQNTQEASESGWQALIDEDRLLSRLEVLESQLQMYSKNHSEDTLRQELVALQEDKHKYETTAKESLRRVLQEKLDAVRKLSDLERSLGNTEDECSQLKESCEASQKELQLLAEKYDDRRKEVKELQEKLQEAERNHEEERERVEQEKQELQGKLDEMVKQEAALSAKVESLLADNDFTKQQLSAVKAKMEALKEKSDENNKNELDTDGSNVEIIPLNPKDQESMDLEEKLLDVQKQIEEYKTKLETSENKLRESADQVEQLQKELAVAKHDSNQYMARIASLEEKLKLSDIHMNQMVESTMADINLQLKETNRQKDSSFHLMKDLQDQVSDRESELYKFSCMKGDTTLVSNSLMESMPENISHNGVQNHTSNPHKGDIEHLNALLRETRETHKNTEQELAQCKRELEEARLKLLKSTEEAAWLKDQLLDAQNQAKAKGDMVLDLQDQVKKADVTTKEVKQQILDLRGQLQEAQQTAKQSKNEAEQLRNKVKVLQEELEKSKPQSHGRASLHTETQKTSTSRNKEFAALKEECSNLKKRIQAIEAEMRMSRKENLQLSSDYNKLQESYKELEALKEKLENKELTWMLNLTDAQKDAEQAKMEVRNRGTALPAGSNGGQLTLARREIVTLEEKITEYKAEISRLHDKLDSMSAEFQQVADRSKMLSLCSSLPLLVLMFAILLALYPMLAEITFTTS; via the exons TTTTTCCTTCAAGACACCAAGAGCAGCAATGGTACATTTGTCAACAACCAGCGCCTTAGTAAAGGATCTGAGGAGAGTCCGCCGAGGGAAATCTTTTCAGGGGACTTAATTCAGTTTGGCGTAGATGTGATGGAGAACAACAGACGAGGTGAAAAAA TTACACATGGCTGTATCATAGCCCAGGTTACATTGTTCCATGCAGATGGAAGAGAAGCCAAATCTCT TCCCTTTCTGAATCAAGTCTGTCCTTCTGGCACAAGTGTACAATCTCAGGAACTCTATCAACTTGCCCATTATCTACAG gagGCATTACATAGAGAACAAATGTTGGAACAGAAGCTTGCTTCATTACAAAAACTGATACAAAATACTCAAGAGGCCTCAGAGAGTGGTTGGCAG gCCTTAATAGATGAAGATCGATTGTTATCACGGCTGGAAGTGCTGGAGAGCCAGCTTCAGATGTATTCAAAG AATCATTCTGAAGACACGTTACGACAAGAACTAGTGGCTCTGCAGGAAGATAAGCATAAGTATGAAACGACAGCAAAG GAATCTTTGCGGAGAGTACTTCAGGAAAAATTGGACGCAGTGCGAAAACTTTCAGACTTGGAG AGATCATTAGGGAACACAGAGGATGAGTGCAGTCAGCTGAAGGAGTCATGTGAAGCATCTCAAAAGGAGCTTCAATTGCTGGCAGAAAAGTATGACGACAGACGGAAGGAAGTCAAAGAGCTTCAAGAAAAGTTACAG GAAGCCGAGAGGAATCATGAAGAGGAACGAGAACGGGTCGAGCAGGAAAAACAGGAATTACAGGGAAAGCTGGATGAAATGGTGAAACAAGAGGCAGCCTTGTCAGCAAAGGTTGAATCCTTACTAGCTGACAATGATTTCACCAAGCAGCAGCTTTCAGCTGTTAAAG CCAAGATGGAAGCTCTCAAAGAGAAAAGtgatgaaaataacaaaaacgaACTGGATACTGATG GTTCCAACGTTGAAATCATTCCACTTAACCCCAAAGACCAAGAGAGTATGGACCTTGAAG aaaaactGCTAGACGTACAAAAACAAATAGAAGAATACAAAA caaAACTTGAAACATCAGAAAACAAGTTGCGGGAAAGTGCTGACCAAGTAGAGCAGCTCCAAA AGGAACTTGCAGTAGCCAAACATGATTCTAATCAGTACATGGCCAGGATAGCCTCATTGGAAG AAAAGTTAAAGCTGTCAGACATTCACATGAACCAGATGGTGGAATCAACAATGGCAGATATAAATC TTCAACTGAAAGAAACGAATAGACAGAAGGATAGCAGCTTTCATCTTATGAAGGACTTACAGG ACCAAGTCTCTGACCGAGAATCAGAGCTATACAAGTTCTCATGCATGAAGGGGGACACAACTCTGGTCAGCAACAGCTTAATGGAGTCCATGCCAGAAAATATCTCTCACAATGGTGTTCAGAATCATACATCAAACCCACACAAAGGCGATATTGAACATCTCAATG CTTTATTAAGAGAAACGAGAGAAACACACAAGAACACAGAACAAGAATTAGCACAGTGTAAAA GAGAGCTGGAAGAGGCAAGGTTAAAGttattaaaatcaacagaagAAGCAGCTTGGTTGAAGGATCAGCTATTAGATGCCCAGAACCAGGCAAAAGCTAAAGGGGACATGGTGCTAGACTTACAGG ACCAAGTGAAGAAAGCTGATGTAACCACAAAAGAGGTTAAGCAGCAGATTTTAGATCTGAGAG GGCAGCTACAGGAAGCACAGCAGACAGCAAAGCAAAGTAAAAATGAAGCAGAACAACTTAGAA ATAAAGTGAAAGTTCTCCAAGAAGAACTGGAAAAGTCTAAGCCTCAGTCCCACGGGAGAGCATCCTTACATACTGAAACTCAAAAAACCAGCACCAGCAGAAATAAAG AGTTTGCGGCCTTAAAAGAAGAATGCTCTAACTTGAAGAAGAGAATACAGGCAATAGAAGCTGAGATGAGAAT GTCACGGAAGGAGAACCTGCAACTGTCATCAGACTATAACAAGTTACAAGAATCTTACAAGGAGCTGGAGGCCCTCAAGGAAAAGCTAGAAAACAAGGAGTTGACGTGGATGCTAAATCTCACTGATGCTCAGAAAGATGCAGAGCAGGCCAAAATGGAGGTGAGGAATCGAGGAACGGCGTTACCAGCGGGCAGTAACGGAGGCCAG cTGACCCTGGCCAGAAGAGAGATAGTCACCTTAGAAGAGAAGATTACAGAATACAAAGCAGAAATATCCCGGCTGCACGACAAGCTTGACTCAATGTCAGCTGAGTTCCAACAAGTAGCGGATCGCAGTAAAATG TTGTCCTTGTGTTCGAGCCTCCCATTACTGGTCCTTATGTTCGCCATTCTATTGGCGCTCTATCCAATGCTTGCTGAGATAACTTTCACAACCTCATGA
- the LOC135471821 gene encoding sarcolemmal membrane-associated protein-like isoform X9 translates to MLSYKDTEVDGNQTLSREIMAAVAIFSCRPNSNSFQERHMSLHEPVKIGRAVARTRSSPNNGIFDCKVLSRNHALLWYENGKFFLQDTKSSNGTFVNNQRLSKGSEESPPREIFSGDLIQFGVDVMENNRRGEKITHGCIIAQVTLFHADGREAKSLPFLNQVCPSGTSVQSQELYQLAHYLQEALHREQMLEQKLASLQKLIQNTQEASESGWQALIDEDRLLSRLEVLESQLQMYSKNHSEDTLRQELVALQEDKHKYETTAKESLRRVLQEKLDAVRKLSDLERSLGNTEDECSQLKESCEASQKELQLLAEKYDDRRKEVKELQEKLQEAERNHEEERERVEQEKQELQGKLDEMVKQEAALSAKVESLLADNDFTKQQLSAVKAKMEALKEKSDENNKNELDTDGSNVEIIPLNPKDQESMDLEEKLLDVQKQIEEYKTKLETSENKLRESADQVEQLQKELAVAKHDSNQYMARIASLEEKLKLSDIHMNQMVESTMADINLQLKETNRQKDSSFHLMKDLQDQVSDRESELYKFSCMKGDTTLVSNSLMESMPENISHNGVQNHTSNPHKGDIEHLNALLRETRETHKNTEQELAQCKRELEEARLKLLKSTEEAAWLKDQLLDAQNQAKAKGDMVLDLQDQVKKADVTTKEVKQQILDLRGELATEKTEKKKVSEELVTTKWQLQEAQQTAKQSKNEAEQLRNKVKVLQEELEKSKPQSHGRASLHTETQKTSTSRNKEFAALKEECSNLKKRIQAIEAEMRMSRKENLQLSSDYNKLQESYKELEALKEKLENKELTWMLNLTDAQKDAEQAKMEVRNRGTALPAGSNGGQLTLARREIVTLEEKITEYKAEISRLHDKLDSMSAEFQQVADRSKMLSLCSSLPLLVLMFAILLALYPMLAEITFTTS, encoded by the exons TTTTTCCTTCAAGACACCAAGAGCAGCAATGGTACATTTGTCAACAACCAGCGCCTTAGTAAAGGATCTGAGGAGAGTCCGCCGAGGGAAATCTTTTCAGGGGACTTAATTCAGTTTGGCGTAGATGTGATGGAGAACAACAGACGAGGTGAAAAAA TTACACATGGCTGTATCATAGCCCAGGTTACATTGTTCCATGCAGATGGAAGAGAAGCCAAATCTCT TCCCTTTCTGAATCAAGTCTGTCCTTCTGGCACAAGTGTACAATCTCAGGAACTCTATCAACTTGCCCATTATCTACAG gagGCATTACATAGAGAACAAATGTTGGAACAGAAGCTTGCTTCATTACAAAAACTGATACAAAATACTCAAGAGGCCTCAGAGAGTGGTTGGCAG gCCTTAATAGATGAAGATCGATTGTTATCACGGCTGGAAGTGCTGGAGAGCCAGCTTCAGATGTATTCAAAG AATCATTCTGAAGACACGTTACGACAAGAACTAGTGGCTCTGCAGGAAGATAAGCATAAGTATGAAACGACAGCAAAG GAATCTTTGCGGAGAGTACTTCAGGAAAAATTGGACGCAGTGCGAAAACTTTCAGACTTGGAG AGATCATTAGGGAACACAGAGGATGAGTGCAGTCAGCTGAAGGAGTCATGTGAAGCATCTCAAAAGGAGCTTCAATTGCTGGCAGAAAAGTATGACGACAGACGGAAGGAAGTCAAAGAGCTTCAAGAAAAGTTACAG GAAGCCGAGAGGAATCATGAAGAGGAACGAGAACGGGTCGAGCAGGAAAAACAGGAATTACAGGGAAAGCTGGATGAAATGGTGAAACAAGAGGCAGCCTTGTCAGCAAAGGTTGAATCCTTACTAGCTGACAATGATTTCACCAAGCAGCAGCTTTCAGCTGTTAAAG CCAAGATGGAAGCTCTCAAAGAGAAAAGtgatgaaaataacaaaaacgaACTGGATACTGATG GTTCCAACGTTGAAATCATTCCACTTAACCCCAAAGACCAAGAGAGTATGGACCTTGAAG aaaaactGCTAGACGTACAAAAACAAATAGAAGAATACAAAA caaAACTTGAAACATCAGAAAACAAGTTGCGGGAAAGTGCTGACCAAGTAGAGCAGCTCCAAA AGGAACTTGCAGTAGCCAAACATGATTCTAATCAGTACATGGCCAGGATAGCCTCATTGGAAG AAAAGTTAAAGCTGTCAGACATTCACATGAACCAGATGGTGGAATCAACAATGGCAGATATAAATC TTCAACTGAAAGAAACGAATAGACAGAAGGATAGCAGCTTTCATCTTATGAAGGACTTACAGG ACCAAGTCTCTGACCGAGAATCAGAGCTATACAAGTTCTCATGCATGAAGGGGGACACAACTCTGGTCAGCAACAGCTTAATGGAGTCCATGCCAGAAAATATCTCTCACAATGGTGTTCAGAATCATACATCAAACCCACACAAAGGCGATATTGAACATCTCAATG CTTTATTAAGAGAAACGAGAGAAACACACAAGAACACAGAACAAGAATTAGCACAGTGTAAAA GAGAGCTGGAAGAGGCAAGGTTAAAGttattaaaatcaacagaagAAGCAGCTTGGTTGAAGGATCAGCTATTAGATGCCCAGAACCAGGCAAAAGCTAAAGGGGACATGGTGCTAGACTTACAGG ACCAAGTGAAGAAAGCTGATGTAACCACAAAAGAGGTTAAGCAGCAGATTTTAGATCTGAGAG GTGAACTTGCTactgaaaaaacagaaaagaagaaGGTCTCAGAGGAACTAGTTACAACTAAAT GGCAGCTACAGGAAGCACAGCAGACAGCAAAGCAAAGTAAAAATGAAGCAGAACAACTTAGAA ATAAAGTGAAAGTTCTCCAAGAAGAACTGGAAAAGTCTAAGCCTCAGTCCCACGGGAGAGCATCCTTACATACTGAAACTCAAAAAACCAGCACCAGCAGAAATAAAG AGTTTGCGGCCTTAAAAGAAGAATGCTCTAACTTGAAGAAGAGAATACAGGCAATAGAAGCTGAGATGAGAAT GTCACGGAAGGAGAACCTGCAACTGTCATCAGACTATAACAAGTTACAAGAATCTTACAAGGAGCTGGAGGCCCTCAAGGAAAAGCTAGAAAACAAGGAGTTGACGTGGATGCTAAATCTCACTGATGCTCAGAAAGATGCAGAGCAGGCCAAAATGGAGGTGAGGAATCGAGGAACGGCGTTACCAGCGGGCAGTAACGGAGGCCAG cTGACCCTGGCCAGAAGAGAGATAGTCACCTTAGAAGAGAAGATTACAGAATACAAAGCAGAAATATCCCGGCTGCACGACAAGCTTGACTCAATGTCAGCTGAGTTCCAACAAGTAGCGGATCGCAGTAAAATG TTGTCCTTGTGTTCGAGCCTCCCATTACTGGTCCTTATGTTCGCCATTCTATTGGCGCTCTATCCAATGCTTGCTGAGATAACTTTCACAACCTCATGA
- the LOC135471821 gene encoding sarcolemmal membrane-associated protein-like isoform X8 encodes MLSYKDTEVDGNQTLSREIMAAVAIFSCRPNSNSFQERHMSLHEPVKIGRAVARTRSSPNNGIFDCKVLSRNHALLWYENGKFFLQDTKSSNGTFVNNQRLSKGSEESPPREIFSGDLIQFGVDVMENNRRGEKITHGCIIAQVTLFHADGREAKSLPFLNQVCPSGTSVQSQELYQLAHYLQEALHREQMLEQKLASLQKLIQNTQEASESGWQALIDEDRLLSRLEVLESQLQMYSKNHSEDTLRQELVALQEDKHKYETTAKESLRRVLQEKLDAVRKLSDLERSLGNTEDECSQLKESCEASQKELQLLAEKYDDRRKEVKELQEKLQEAERNHEEERERVEQEKQELQGKLDEMVKQEAALSAKVESLLADNDFTKQQLSAVKAKMEALKEKSDENNKNELDTDGSNVEIIPLNPKDQESMDLEEKLLDVQKQIEEYKTKLETSENKLRESADQVEQLQKELAVAKHDSNQYMARIASLEVQLKETNRQKDSSFHLMKDLQDQVSDRESELYKFSCMKGDTTLVSNSLMESMPENISHNGVQNHTSNPHKGDIEHLNALLRETRETHKNTEQELAQCKRELEEARLKLLKSTEEAAWLKDQLLDAQNQAKAKGDMVLDLQDQVKKADVTTKEVKQQILDLRAEHLAEEQSHKRRRQEVTSKLTRDLNSLKSEKRKASEEIVAAKRELATEKTEKKKVSEELVTTKWQLQEAQQTAKQSKNEAEQLRNKVKVLQEELEKSKPQSHGRASLHTETQKTSTSRNKEFAALKEECSNLKKRIQAIEAEMRMSRKENLQLSSDYNKLQESYKELEALKEKLENKELTWMLNLTDAQKDAEQAKMEVRNRGTALPAGSNGGQLTLARREIVTLEEKITEYKAEISRLHDKLDSMSAEFQQVADRSKMLSLCSSLPLLVLMFAILLALYPMLAEITFTTS; translated from the exons TTTTTCCTTCAAGACACCAAGAGCAGCAATGGTACATTTGTCAACAACCAGCGCCTTAGTAAAGGATCTGAGGAGAGTCCGCCGAGGGAAATCTTTTCAGGGGACTTAATTCAGTTTGGCGTAGATGTGATGGAGAACAACAGACGAGGTGAAAAAA TTACACATGGCTGTATCATAGCCCAGGTTACATTGTTCCATGCAGATGGAAGAGAAGCCAAATCTCT TCCCTTTCTGAATCAAGTCTGTCCTTCTGGCACAAGTGTACAATCTCAGGAACTCTATCAACTTGCCCATTATCTACAG gagGCATTACATAGAGAACAAATGTTGGAACAGAAGCTTGCTTCATTACAAAAACTGATACAAAATACTCAAGAGGCCTCAGAGAGTGGTTGGCAG gCCTTAATAGATGAAGATCGATTGTTATCACGGCTGGAAGTGCTGGAGAGCCAGCTTCAGATGTATTCAAAG AATCATTCTGAAGACACGTTACGACAAGAACTAGTGGCTCTGCAGGAAGATAAGCATAAGTATGAAACGACAGCAAAG GAATCTTTGCGGAGAGTACTTCAGGAAAAATTGGACGCAGTGCGAAAACTTTCAGACTTGGAG AGATCATTAGGGAACACAGAGGATGAGTGCAGTCAGCTGAAGGAGTCATGTGAAGCATCTCAAAAGGAGCTTCAATTGCTGGCAGAAAAGTATGACGACAGACGGAAGGAAGTCAAAGAGCTTCAAGAAAAGTTACAG GAAGCCGAGAGGAATCATGAAGAGGAACGAGAACGGGTCGAGCAGGAAAAACAGGAATTACAGGGAAAGCTGGATGAAATGGTGAAACAAGAGGCAGCCTTGTCAGCAAAGGTTGAATCCTTACTAGCTGACAATGATTTCACCAAGCAGCAGCTTTCAGCTGTTAAAG CCAAGATGGAAGCTCTCAAAGAGAAAAGtgatgaaaataacaaaaacgaACTGGATACTGATG GTTCCAACGTTGAAATCATTCCACTTAACCCCAAAGACCAAGAGAGTATGGACCTTGAAG aaaaactGCTAGACGTACAAAAACAAATAGAAGAATACAAAA caaAACTTGAAACATCAGAAAACAAGTTGCGGGAAAGTGCTGACCAAGTAGAGCAGCTCCAAA AGGAACTTGCAGTAGCCAAACATGATTCTAATCAGTACATGGCCAGGATAGCCTCATTGGAAG TTCAACTGAAAGAAACGAATAGACAGAAGGATAGCAGCTTTCATCTTATGAAGGACTTACAGG ACCAAGTCTCTGACCGAGAATCAGAGCTATACAAGTTCTCATGCATGAAGGGGGACACAACTCTGGTCAGCAACAGCTTAATGGAGTCCATGCCAGAAAATATCTCTCACAATGGTGTTCAGAATCATACATCAAACCCACACAAAGGCGATATTGAACATCTCAATG CTTTATTAAGAGAAACGAGAGAAACACACAAGAACACAGAACAAGAATTAGCACAGTGTAAAA GAGAGCTGGAAGAGGCAAGGTTAAAGttattaaaatcaacagaagAAGCAGCTTGGTTGAAGGATCAGCTATTAGATGCCCAGAACCAGGCAAAAGCTAAAGGGGACATGGTGCTAGACTTACAGG ACCAAGTGAAGAAAGCTGATGTAACCACAAAAGAGGTTAAGCAGCAGATTTTAGATCTGAGAG CAGAGCATTTGGCGGAAGAGCAAAGTCATAAACGTCGTAGGCAAGAGGTGACATCCAAACTAACTC GTGATCTCAATTCGCTAAAATCAGAAAAGAGGAAGGCTTCAGAAGAAATAGTTGCAGCTAAGC GTGAACTTGCTactgaaaaaacagaaaagaagaaGGTCTCAGAGGAACTAGTTACAACTAAAT GGCAGCTACAGGAAGCACAGCAGACAGCAAAGCAAAGTAAAAATGAAGCAGAACAACTTAGAA ATAAAGTGAAAGTTCTCCAAGAAGAACTGGAAAAGTCTAAGCCTCAGTCCCACGGGAGAGCATCCTTACATACTGAAACTCAAAAAACCAGCACCAGCAGAAATAAAG AGTTTGCGGCCTTAAAAGAAGAATGCTCTAACTTGAAGAAGAGAATACAGGCAATAGAAGCTGAGATGAGAAT GTCACGGAAGGAGAACCTGCAACTGTCATCAGACTATAACAAGTTACAAGAATCTTACAAGGAGCTGGAGGCCCTCAAGGAAAAGCTAGAAAACAAGGAGTTGACGTGGATGCTAAATCTCACTGATGCTCAGAAAGATGCAGAGCAGGCCAAAATGGAGGTGAGGAATCGAGGAACGGCGTTACCAGCGGGCAGTAACGGAGGCCAG cTGACCCTGGCCAGAAGAGAGATAGTCACCTTAGAAGAGAAGATTACAGAATACAAAGCAGAAATATCCCGGCTGCACGACAAGCTTGACTCAATGTCAGCTGAGTTCCAACAAGTAGCGGATCGCAGTAAAATG TTGTCCTTGTGTTCGAGCCTCCCATTACTGGTCCTTATGTTCGCCATTCTATTGGCGCTCTATCCAATGCTTGCTGAGATAACTTTCACAACCTCATGA
- the LOC135471821 gene encoding sarcolemmal membrane-associated protein-like isoform X10, producing MLSYKDTEVDGNQTLSREIMAAVAIFSCRPNSNSFQERHMSLHEPVKIGRAVARTRSSPNNGIFDCKVLSRNHALLWYENGKFFLQDTKSSNGTFVNNQRLSKGSEESPPREIFSGDLIQFGVDVMENNRRGEKITHGCIIAQVTLFHADGREAKSLPFLNQVCPSGTSVQSQELYQLAHYLQEALHREQMLEQKLASLQKLIQNTQEASESGWQALIDEDRLLSRLEVLESQLQMYSKNHSEDTLRQELVALQEDKHKYETTAKESLRRVLQEKLDAVRKLSDLERSLGNTEDECSQLKESCEASQKELQLLAEKYDDRRKEVKELQEKLQEAERNHEEERERVEQEKQELQGKLDEMVKQEAALSAKVESLLADNDFTKQQLSAVKAKMEALKEKSDENNKNELDTDGSNVEIIPLNPKDQESMDLEEKLLDVQKQIEEYKTKLETSENKLRESADQVEQLQKELAVAKHDSNQYMARIASLEEKLKLSDIHMNQMVESTMADINLQLKETNRQKDSSFHLMKDLQDQVSDRESELYKFSCMKGDTTLVSNSLMESMPENISHNGVQNHTSNPHKGDIEHLNALLRETRETHKNTEQELAQCKRELEEARLKLLKSTEEAAWLKDQLLDAQNQAKAKGDMVLDLQDQVKKADVTTKEVKQQILDLRGDLNSLKSEKRKASEEIVAAKRQLQEAQQTAKQSKNEAEQLRNKVKVLQEELEKSKPQSHGRASLHTETQKTSTSRNKEFAALKEECSNLKKRIQAIEAEMRMSRKENLQLSSDYNKLQESYKELEALKEKLENKELTWMLNLTDAQKDAEQAKMEVRNRGTALPAGSNGGQLTLARREIVTLEEKITEYKAEISRLHDKLDSMSAEFQQVADRSKMLSLCSSLPLLVLMFAILLALYPMLAEITFTTS from the exons TTTTTCCTTCAAGACACCAAGAGCAGCAATGGTACATTTGTCAACAACCAGCGCCTTAGTAAAGGATCTGAGGAGAGTCCGCCGAGGGAAATCTTTTCAGGGGACTTAATTCAGTTTGGCGTAGATGTGATGGAGAACAACAGACGAGGTGAAAAAA TTACACATGGCTGTATCATAGCCCAGGTTACATTGTTCCATGCAGATGGAAGAGAAGCCAAATCTCT TCCCTTTCTGAATCAAGTCTGTCCTTCTGGCACAAGTGTACAATCTCAGGAACTCTATCAACTTGCCCATTATCTACAG gagGCATTACATAGAGAACAAATGTTGGAACAGAAGCTTGCTTCATTACAAAAACTGATACAAAATACTCAAGAGGCCTCAGAGAGTGGTTGGCAG gCCTTAATAGATGAAGATCGATTGTTATCACGGCTGGAAGTGCTGGAGAGCCAGCTTCAGATGTATTCAAAG AATCATTCTGAAGACACGTTACGACAAGAACTAGTGGCTCTGCAGGAAGATAAGCATAAGTATGAAACGACAGCAAAG GAATCTTTGCGGAGAGTACTTCAGGAAAAATTGGACGCAGTGCGAAAACTTTCAGACTTGGAG AGATCATTAGGGAACACAGAGGATGAGTGCAGTCAGCTGAAGGAGTCATGTGAAGCATCTCAAAAGGAGCTTCAATTGCTGGCAGAAAAGTATGACGACAGACGGAAGGAAGTCAAAGAGCTTCAAGAAAAGTTACAG GAAGCCGAGAGGAATCATGAAGAGGAACGAGAACGGGTCGAGCAGGAAAAACAGGAATTACAGGGAAAGCTGGATGAAATGGTGAAACAAGAGGCAGCCTTGTCAGCAAAGGTTGAATCCTTACTAGCTGACAATGATTTCACCAAGCAGCAGCTTTCAGCTGTTAAAG CCAAGATGGAAGCTCTCAAAGAGAAAAGtgatgaaaataacaaaaacgaACTGGATACTGATG GTTCCAACGTTGAAATCATTCCACTTAACCCCAAAGACCAAGAGAGTATGGACCTTGAAG aaaaactGCTAGACGTACAAAAACAAATAGAAGAATACAAAA caaAACTTGAAACATCAGAAAACAAGTTGCGGGAAAGTGCTGACCAAGTAGAGCAGCTCCAAA AGGAACTTGCAGTAGCCAAACATGATTCTAATCAGTACATGGCCAGGATAGCCTCATTGGAAG AAAAGTTAAAGCTGTCAGACATTCACATGAACCAGATGGTGGAATCAACAATGGCAGATATAAATC TTCAACTGAAAGAAACGAATAGACAGAAGGATAGCAGCTTTCATCTTATGAAGGACTTACAGG ACCAAGTCTCTGACCGAGAATCAGAGCTATACAAGTTCTCATGCATGAAGGGGGACACAACTCTGGTCAGCAACAGCTTAATGGAGTCCATGCCAGAAAATATCTCTCACAATGGTGTTCAGAATCATACATCAAACCCACACAAAGGCGATATTGAACATCTCAATG CTTTATTAAGAGAAACGAGAGAAACACACAAGAACACAGAACAAGAATTAGCACAGTGTAAAA GAGAGCTGGAAGAGGCAAGGTTAAAGttattaaaatcaacagaagAAGCAGCTTGGTTGAAGGATCAGCTATTAGATGCCCAGAACCAGGCAAAAGCTAAAGGGGACATGGTGCTAGACTTACAGG ACCAAGTGAAGAAAGCTGATGTAACCACAAAAGAGGTTAAGCAGCAGATTTTAGATCTGAGAG GTGATCTCAATTCGCTAAAATCAGAAAAGAGGAAGGCTTCAGAAGAAATAGTTGCAGCTAAGC GGCAGCTACAGGAAGCACAGCAGACAGCAAAGCAAAGTAAAAATGAAGCAGAACAACTTAGAA ATAAAGTGAAAGTTCTCCAAGAAGAACTGGAAAAGTCTAAGCCTCAGTCCCACGGGAGAGCATCCTTACATACTGAAACTCAAAAAACCAGCACCAGCAGAAATAAAG AGTTTGCGGCCTTAAAAGAAGAATGCTCTAACTTGAAGAAGAGAATACAGGCAATAGAAGCTGAGATGAGAAT GTCACGGAAGGAGAACCTGCAACTGTCATCAGACTATAACAAGTTACAAGAATCTTACAAGGAGCTGGAGGCCCTCAAGGAAAAGCTAGAAAACAAGGAGTTGACGTGGATGCTAAATCTCACTGATGCTCAGAAAGATGCAGAGCAGGCCAAAATGGAGGTGAGGAATCGAGGAACGGCGTTACCAGCGGGCAGTAACGGAGGCCAG cTGACCCTGGCCAGAAGAGAGATAGTCACCTTAGAAGAGAAGATTACAGAATACAAAGCAGAAATATCCCGGCTGCACGACAAGCTTGACTCAATGTCAGCTGAGTTCCAACAAGTAGCGGATCGCAGTAAAATG TTGTCCTTGTGTTCGAGCCTCCCATTACTGGTCCTTATGTTCGCCATTCTATTGGCGCTCTATCCAATGCTTGCTGAGATAACTTTCACAACCTCATGA